ATTGAGGAGAAGCCCCTGCCTCCCCgaatagggagaggagggaggggaaaaactagaaagcacacgaACGCCACCAAACCGAACGCTGAGCCCAGCCAAAGCCACGAGGCCATGCGCAGGCGCACGTCTAATACGCAAAGGAGCCGCTGACCGCTAGAACTGCCCGAAAACGCCCTGGGCAAGCACCCCACAGCCCAACAAAACACCCGCGCTACAAAACGCTTCAGGCACCTCCCGCAATAAACCCTAACGCTAACGCCCCGCAACGCTACGCTACGCCACGCCACGctacgccacgccacgcctgacaaactgtgcaacttgctcctggtcgttaactaagttaaattgcatttaaccctatttaACAGTTAAAAGCGCTTTATACTGTGGTCTTGTTCGCTCCTGCAAATGTGACACTCTTTGCTCTAAAAAGGGTTGTAGACAAGCCACTGACCCCCACTCCATGGACTATCCAGATGAATTACCTAAAGTAGACTACCCCTAAAATCTACTATTTCAAGTGAGTACTGTTGAAAGAACTGCCTTGTTTAGTTTTGTCTGAATGGCCTCTAAGCACCATTTTGAGTAATTTTACTTAATGAACAACTGCTGAACGCAAAAAAGTAGACTAAAATAGCACTGCACATAGAGGCTGTGtggatgaaaataaacaaggtaTTTGCAATGTAGGTATGCACTCCTAAATTGTAGCAGTTCTTCCAATTGTACACATTTGGAATAGTTTTTTTGGAGGTAGTCTATTTTTGGGTAGTCCTTTTGGGTAATTCAGAGTAGTCCATGGACTTTGAGTCagtgttattaattttttgtccaCCACCCTCTAAAAGGTTTGATATGGTGTTCATATATGGGCAAAACCAAGTAGACGTACATAGATGCACCCCTGTGTTCCTTGTCCCCTTCATCTTGTCTCTTTTTTAGGTGATAACAAGTGTTGTAGCCTAGCTgcagaattatcaacattgaaagcaaatttttgtGCATCATTAATTTGTAATAGAAATAAGAAGGATGTTTGAAATATTGAGCTTTGTTATTGTTCTGTTAGGCCTACGACAAAATTAGTTAGTGATAACACAGGAGCTTATCTTCAGCTCAGTGAACTCCATTACGATATGGGAGAGTTAGAAGATGCTTTAAGGTTTGTgttgtttcaaaatattagTGTTATCTGTCCATATCATTGTGatgttttttccttgttttattGGCATCTTGTGCAGCATTTCTGGTATGAAAAAGGTACTACTGTAGTAACAGTCTGCGGTTTAGCTAACTCAAGGAACTGAGAACACTTACTACAACTATGTTATGGTTATTATAGCGTTCGTAATAAAGTTTTACAAGGATGGGCATCAGTCAATCAAATTTGCACAAATGTACTGAACAACTTTATCGGTGTTTTCTTACTTAATTTCAGTGACTACAATGCCCAGTTAAgaagttaaaatgaaaattttatacAATACGACCACAATTAatgtacttttgaaattcaccgGAACATCCTTAACAAATGGTatgaaataaagttatttgGCTTATTAAAGGGGTCTCCCTCACACAAAGTGTAAGCAGAATCCTAACCAACAAGAACTAAAAGTTCTTAGGCTAACGGTAACCATAGGACATCTTGTGATGCCTACATAAAGCAGCTAGACTCTAATTATGATTGTGGCTGTATTTGGACATGTATGAAACCAAAAGGAGTAATACCACACTGTTTCAGAGATTCAGAAGAACGAAACTCCATGATTGAGTTgctccaacaaagaaatagaGTTAGCTTTAATAATGAGGCTGACAGACATTTTTTTGTGCCATCACTTTCCAGGGAAATACGAGAATGTCTCAAGTTAGATCCAGATCACAAggattgttttcctttttataaGGTATGAAGGATACAGTTCTGTAAACAAAGGATTGAAGAATTCACTCGACAATCGTTGAGTGAATTGTTCAATCCTTAgttaatgtttttctttttggttcgTGCTTAAGTTGTGCTGAGTTCTTCTGCATCGCTGTATTTTGTTGTCATGAACCATATGCATGAATGGCTGTATACAACTTCGTTTTGTTTTAcctaattttgatgttgttgtgCCCCTcttgcaattattttaaagactTCCCAGGTACTGTAACTAAGAAGCCCAGTAGCGATACTGACTGGATTGTTTAACCCTGttttcgtttgtttcttttgtagaaaatgaaaaagctaAATAAACAGATGACTTCTGCTCAAGACTTAGTTAACAATGGAGAGTAAGTTTTTGGTGCATCAGGTTTGATTGATTTTGGAAAAGGATTTCgtttttcaaacttgtttCATCACATCAGTCTCTCTGTCCTTTTTGTGCAGTTATGACGAAGCACTATCCAAACTAAAACAAGCTCTCAAGACAGAGTCTCAAGTAACGTCACTTCTAAATAAAGCAAAGAGACAGATGTGTCACTGTCACCTCAAGGTAAACAGGTTATTGGTCTTTGCTCAGTGATGATGATGCTAACGATTGTGGAGACGATATTGATGATAATGTGAAggataaaaaattaatgggcATGATGActttaatgatgatgattgcAAGGATGACAAAGAAGATGAGGTTAAGGATGTAGATAAGGGTGATGATGTttatggtgatgatgatgataacaatgatgatgatgatgatgatgacgatgatggtaatgatgatgatgacaatgatgatgctaatgatgatgatgatgatgataacaatgataatgatgatgatgatgacgatgacgacaatgatgatgatgacaatgatgatgctaatgatgatgataacaatgatgatgatgacgacaatgatgatgatgatgacaatgatgatgatgacggcaatgatgatgatgatgatgacaatgatgacagtaatgatgatgacacCAACGATAAAGATGACAATGGATGGTGACGCtaatgatgttgatgatgatgaaagtaatgatgatgacaacaaaaatggtggtgatgatgataatgatagtGATCACTGAAGGTCGATGGGGTGTGgccaatattattattaattctttttccatttattttcagCTTCAAGATCCCAACGAAGCAATCAAACTGTGCAATGAAGCATTGAAACTGGATGAGAATGATGTGGATGCGCTTTGCGACAGAGCAGAAGCGCATATACTTAATGAAATGTATGATGAAGGTCAGTGACAGTGATTGTCGTTCTCCATCTCAGTGAAGATGCGGTCCATGGAAGACTATCcattattagtatcacccaactagtggactaatgcaaatcctgcattttggttggctacgctactaggggtctaataggaatattcatcgagtagcgaagtttgccggttttgtaaacctatttattttgttttattcctaaataaatatttttttttgctgaatttattattgctttttctgtccgactagttgggtgatactaaaacaattagacccttcgccctcaagggccacggagcaatagcccattcggcttcgcctcatgggctattgacccgtagccctttcgcgctacgggtctaattgttaattatttctttgtgGTGCATCATATTAAAACCtgcaataataaaattatgtcaAATTCAACTACAATTAATAAGATTCAAACCACTTTGAAAAGGTGTTATTTGTTGTGCACTAAGGTTACTTCTCATTTACTACTGTGCGGTTAGGGTTCTGCTTATACTTAGTGTCAGCTAgagagacactttgtgacatgtACATAATGTGTCAGCAATATCATTGCACTCTGTTAAAGTTGAGTTCATGTTGCCAGGCTTTCAATAAGCAATGATAGCCAACAGAAAGGAGTATCAGCAACTGTACTTCATGTAAGGTTGGCTATATTTTCCTTCAGTTGAACATGGTGAATTAAAGAGAAATTCTCAGCAATCTGCCCCCTATTAAGTTTGCTGGTCTTCACTGTTGTATTGAAACCCTAGAGTTCCAAACAATTCTGGCACTTAGGTTGTTATTTACATAGCAAtacagttttttgtttgttacttTTACTTCTCTGCAGCTGTAAATGATTAccaacaagcaaaaaatattaatgaacACCTAAATAAGGTAGGTTGGCTAATATGTCTTGTACATTTTTGTAAAAGTCAATTGAGCAATTAAGACCCAACTATGGCCAGAGAAGCGTTTGGGGTTAGCTGGTACCATTCTTAACTGGTCCAAGTCTTATCTTTGGAGACCAAATTGACCATGTTTATTGTAAGTCTTTGTTTAGAATTCTTAGATAACTTGACGAGAACATAGTCTCGAACGTTATACTTGCATTTATAACTGCGCGGTATGAACATTGCAGTTCATCTATACTTTTGACTACCAAAGTATACAGTGAAAAGGTTACATCAAATCCAGAACATTGTTGCTTGTTACTGTATGTCACCGGGTACTCGGAAAATAGTATGACCATATTACTCCTGCCTTAGTACAACTTCATTGTCTGCATGTCTGATATCATTTAAGCATCTTTTATTTGTCTATACATCATTGAATGGTCTATGTCTGCAATAATATCTAAAGAAAGTCCTGGAACATTAGAAATCAACTAATTCTGAACGCTCAAACTTTCAAGACCTGCTGATGCAGCCAAATTGTAAAAGCAAAACATACGATGAAAGAGCTTTATCTGTATGTACTCAAAAGACTTGGAACACTTTCTTTGGAAGTACAACAATCCAGTACAGAGCTatcttttaagaaaaaagtGAAGTCCTTCCACTTTACTAAATTTGTTAAGAATAAACTCTatcatatttttcatttttttagagTCTAGTTTTTAGGCGTAGTGTTAGGTTTTTGTTAGTAAGTTTCTTATATTGAATTTATGGACTTAGGGATAACTTTGTAAAGCACCTCGAACATGTAGTGGATGTGCGTGCTATGTAAATGAACTATTAGTATTATTACTTTTAGCCCAGTGTAATATAGTGTTAACGCTTCTGgttattgaaagaaatgtttgtgaagTGTGGTTGAGAGACGAATAGGCATAGTTAAGTATTGCGGTTCAGCTTGTTGGTGACTATTGGTTTACTGTTTTGTAGGTCCAGGAAGGACTTGAAAGAGCGCAGAAACTACAGAAGCAATCAAAGAAACGTGACTATTACAAAATATTAGGACTAAAAAGGTAATTAATGCCTTCCTTACAAGACTGATTAATACTTGTGCTCTGTTATTTGACGTGGTGAATGTGAGGTTAACTAGATAATTTGTTAAATTGGAAACCGAACATGGAAAACTTTTGATATAAAACTGGTAAAAAATCATCGTTATTCCATTTCAGGTCagcaacaaagaaagaaatattgaaatcGTACAGGAAGCTTGCAGTGCAATGGCATCCTGACCAATATAAAGGagaagacaagaaaaaagCCGAGAAAATGTTTATTGATGTTGCAGCAGCTAAAGAAGTGCTGACGGACCCCGGTGAGTGGAGACAAATTATCAACACGATTGTGGGGGAGGGGTGGTCAGTGTTGAGTTCGCCTCGAATCAACGATCTGACGCTTCGAaaacgttagcccttcgtcagagggaatcagcttcgtaatctttcGGAAACTGAAGATTACGAAGGTGACGCTTCGAGTCGTTGCCCTTCGGCAGAGCAAACCCTAACCATAACCTCAACTTGTTGATATCAATTTCTATATtgaagtgacgttttcttAACTGCAGCCGTAGGAGCTTCCTAACTCTCCACTACCTAGTATCGTTATTGGGCGTTGACTTGTGTGAGCGCAACCATCGCCTTCACCCTAAGCACTGGTTCGAAGTGTTTGAGTTCGCTGATGATATCAGACTTGTCTGGATTTTAGGTGGCGTAAGGATTGAAGCGACAAGATTTAACTCCTCGTGTTTGTgggcaatgtttttttttttgtttttttttttatcatttgctTCTGCGAAAAGTGCtatttattttgcttgttttccgACAGAAAAACGTGCTAAATATGACAATGGAGAGGACCCACTTGATCCCGAAGCTCAGCAAGGCGGCGGCAATCCGTGGCAGCATGGTGGATTTCCTTTCGGAGAAGgatttcaatttaaatttcatttcaattgagACGTTATTATATTGTATATTTCGTAATAAAATTAGGAACTCTTTGGTGACCACACACATGTGGAAATAGTCAGTGATTTTGATATTACTGCATAACACAACGCATCAGTATTGGCTAAAGGAAAACTCACCCCTCTAT
This sequence is a window from Acropora palmata chromosome 9, jaAcrPala1.3, whole genome shotgun sequence. Protein-coding genes within it:
- the LOC141892484 gene encoding dnaJ homolog subfamily C member 3-like, giving the protein MHTFNQFFSPLHLIFFGLELRIVVVSSKLSSVEIENHLEQGRKLLSSGQLSDALTHYHAAVEGDPDNFLTYFKRATVLLAMGRSKSALPDLDRVLELKPDFFQARLQRGNLLLKQGRLDEAHIDYEAVLRKSPDNPEALQQLSVIEPMRRDILDAKNYMDMGDYPAAIELLGKAIELAPWDSELRMMRADCHKQMGDYIAAISDIKPTTKLVSDNTGAYLQLSELHYDMGELEDALREIRECLKLDPDHKDCFPFYKKMKKLNKQMTSAQDLVNNGDYDEALSKLKQALKTESQVTSLLNKAKRQMCHCHLKLQDPNEAIKLCNEALKLDENDVDALCDRAEAHILNEMYDEAVNDYQQAKNINEHLNKVQEGLERAQKLQKQSKKRDYYKILGLKRSATKKEILKSYRKLAVQWHPDQYKGEDKKKAEKMFIDVAAAKEVLTDPEKRAKYDNGEDPLDPEAQQGGGNPWQHGGFPFGEGFQFKFHFN